The region TGATGCTGTCGCCGGCCGCCGCAGCAGTGGCGATGTCGGCCAGGAGGTTGCCAACCTCCTCTGGCCGGATGCTCTCCATGCGCTTGACCTGCATGGAGCTGAGCAGCTCCACAATGCAGACCTTGCGCATCTGGCGCCAGTGGTCGCCATAGGGGGCGAAGATGATGCCCCTGCCGCCATAGCCGGCGATGTCCTGCATCGGCGTGCCTGGCCTGGTGGAGAACGCGAGGTCGTTGGTCTTCATCACCTGCGCCACCACCTCGGCGCTGGAGACCACCACGGCGTCGACCTCGCCTAGCTTCAGGTGCATCATTGGCCCATATCGGCGACACAGCTGCGTGATTTGCCGGTGTGGGACGAGGCTAACGACGTGGTGGAGGCTGCCGATTATCGGGAGTGTCCATGGCCCTGGCGGCAGCTGGTGCTTGTGTGGCTTGTTCttgccgccggcgccggcgagcttgagaagccaaagggcaagcggCGTGCCTAGTGCAATGAAACACAAGctgaaccacccctccatggcaggCAGCTTTGCAAGTGCAGTGGTAGTGGTACTGATAACTTACATGTCTGGACTCTGCAGGTATATATAAATGTAAAAATTAAGTGAGTATACAGTATGAAAGTTTGGGCCGTTTTCTCTTGTGTGGCTATGAATATTGCAAATTGGTCTCAGCGATGGGGTTAGTACAAAAGGCATTACACGCAGaactaatagtggaacctggatgctcctacatattctacgaagatgtttatcggtcaaaccgcataacaacatacattgttccctttgaaatcggtatgttacttgcccgagattcgatcgtcggtatctcaatacctagttcaatctcgttaccggaaagtctctttactcgttctgtaatacatcatcccgcaactaactcattagttacaatgcttgcaaggcttacagtgatgtgcattaccgagatggcccagagatacctctccgacaatcggagtgacaaaacctagtctcgaaatacaccaacccaacaagtacaagagcacctttataatcacccagatacgttgtgacgtttggtagcacacaaagtgtttctccggtaaaagggagttgcataatctcatagttataggaacatgtataagtcatgaagaaagcaatagcagaatactaaaatgatcaagtgctaagctaacggaatgggtcaagtcaaacacatcattctcctaatgatgtgatcccgttaatcaaataacaactcatgtttatggttaggaaacataaccatctttgatcaatgagctagtcaagtagaggtatactagtgactctcctattcaaaattttaatatgcCAGGGTGTTTGGAAGCAAACACAAATTGACAAATTATTATGAATGTGGTATCGATAAAATTCAGTTTGTAAGAACCTTTTGAAAATCCAAATTTTGATGCTCCATGTTATTTTATAGGGAACAAACTGCCTAAGATTTTGGGACAAAAATTAGATCAAAGAGCGGTGCAGATACAGGCTATAGAGAGAGATGGGGTGCAGAAGCAAGGCTACTGTGTGAATATAGTGTACATGTTAGACTgagaaaatatttttcaaaatagtcaCTTACCAAACCACCATCTAATGTTGACAACAAGTAAGCATCTGCACCACCTATCTCAATGCCTTCATGCATTTATCTATTTGTAAGGACAAAACATGGATTGGATCATATGTTTTGCAAAGTGACATTCTAGCAAATCTGCAATCAGTATATACATATAAGTAAGAAATCAATGAAATTAACACTTATAAAACAGAGGAATAATGGTAGACAGATAGGAACACATTTTAACATCTCGTACAAGCCTGTTGATTTATAAAGGATGATTACTCGAGTATGTGTTGTTCTAAACAATTATATTGTGTAGagtgacatttttttacagaagaaatGGACAATATACGCCCGCCTACTCCTCCCTGGGGATCTACCGGGCCCACCAGATGCTCTTGCGCTGGCTGGTAAGCACGTACCTGCTCTCACTGATCATCCACACACTCTTCCTCTGCACCCATATCATCGACACGAGCATGTTGCGTCTAGTGTTATCTTTCTTCGGTTTGATCTCCTGCACAGGGAAAGAATACCACAACTGATCAGTGTACACCAGGCCAGCATTCTAAAAACAAAATGAAATGTGTTTTGACAAAAAGGAACTTATCCAACAACTCCAGTGCATGCTGGCATACATACCCTGAGCTTTTGAAGTCATGCTTATATGAAGCCACCTCCCTCCTCCgtccccaattttgccatgaggccAATGATTAATCAAACTAAGCTTGTATTTTGAACAAAATGCATTCTTTTAAATGGTAATTTTGGTATATGTTTTTCAAACTAAGCTTgtatttttttcgaaaaggggcgactccccggcctctgcatcagaacgatgcatacggccaactttataaataagcaaataggttcaacaaggtcttatgGTCTGTAATGAAAGTAAAGAAAAGCTCACAAAGAGCCATAGAAAAATTACGACACTAGCCaaaagacgccacaaccggctggcaaaagaaagataggtaaactaattgcctatcctattacatgaccgccatccaaaccggttgaaaatatcccacgctaccatctcccaccggatagatccagtaaccaaatgctctccggcctccgtcggagtgagtagcgaccacatacggatcaatgcagtggctcggaagataacctgcaaaaaatgaatatttgttgttctgttaaaaaccaaatcgtttctgcagttccagactgcccataaTAAAGTACATACTCCTACGCGGATATGTCtcgctgtttcggactctatcccattaagccacgttccaaataacgtgctGATAGAACTCGGAGGAGTAATATTATAGGCAATGTGGACCGTCCATCATAGAaccttggccaacgggcaatcaagaaAAAAGTGTTTGATGGTTTCAtcctgatcacagaaactacacctagtaggtcatgTCCAATTTTGCTTTACCAAATTGTCCTTGGTTAAATAACtcttttatgtacaaaccacataaacactttaattttcagagGAACTTTGACTGCCCAAGCATATTTGGAACTAGGAAGAGAGCTTGAATTAATAACATCaagatacattgatttaactgtaaattCTCGAGACCTAGTAAGCCAAATGTGGTGAAGTTTGGACATTTTAGGAGCTGTCTGCAAAAAACAATTAGGCATGTGAGCAAGTTTGATGTTCTGCATTGTTCGGAGGTCATTTTGTCTTTTTTGACATGGCTCATCGAATGTCCAAACTTCACCAAATTTAGCACGGACATTACAAACTCAAGCATCTTGCACAAAAGAATTCGGAAGCTATGTGGTGAAGCTTTTGGCAATATTGTTCTGGTTTATAGCACTATGGGTCTGGTTTGGTTTGTGATTGCGTCTTCCTTCAAAAAGCATACAAGTTGTTTTTTCCGCCGGACGTATCTTTTAATACTAAAACATACATGCTCTTTTTCTAGCGGCTATGTGGCGAAGCTTCCGGCAGATAAGGTTTCTCTTTTCTGGCTGCTAGCTGAGTATGAAAGATTGCAAATTGGTCTCCCTGGGTTAGTGCAAAAGTCATTAGAAGCATCGAACTCCACTTTCTCCATTTCAAAGTAATTGAAGTTATCGTGTTTTCCCTTGTTAAATTTCTCTGTAGAAAAATTCATGAGCTAATACATACAACACGACCAAAGTACATTTGatgatgatagtaaattatgcCTGATAGCAAACCTAGGAATTTATCTAATTTAGAGCGAAGAAAGAGGTCTAGTACTGTACACTATTTTTGTCATCAGCAATCTAGCCGCCAATAATTTAAATTTTGTCATACTATCTCTAAATTTTGTCATCAACAATCTAGCCGCC is a window of Triticum dicoccoides isolate Atlit2015 ecotype Zavitan chromosome 2B, WEW_v2.0, whole genome shotgun sequence DNA encoding:
- the LOC119366701 gene encoding 5-epiaristolochene 1,3-dihydroxylase-like, whose translation is MEGWFSLCFIALGTPLALWLLKLAGAGGKNKPHKHQLPPGPWTLPIIGSLHHVVSLVPHRQITQLCRRYGPMMHLKLGEVDAVVVSSAEVVAQVMKTNDLAFSTRPGTPMQDIAGYGGRGIIFAPYGDHWRQMRKVCIVELLSSMQVKRMESIRPEEVGNLLADIATAAAAGDSINISKKMMEVSNNVMSRAVFGGRFTQQDEYIRELDVVLTLLGGFCLVDLFPLLRLARWLSFGARRMKRSYSHMQCIIVNVIEERKAARAAGDGASSTHDEDLPDVLLRLQKDDSLAFPLTTESICAVLFVSIFNKRNFFYC